The Anaerohalosphaeraceae bacterium sequence TTTATCCGCGCGTTTCTTCGCATGCTCTCGAATGGCATCGGTAATTTCAATATGTCGTCCGGTAATCGTAAAAAGCATCGACATCCCCTTATCCATAAAAAGTTTCCATTATGGTACCGCCTGTTTTTCACGTTCTTCCTGCAGGGCCTGCTGAAATGCCCGATGTTCTGTAGGCGTAATCACACCGCCGCTGATCACAAATCGAAGAGCTTCCTCTATCGTCAAATCAATCTCGATTACGTCTTCCCTCGGCACCGTAACTACATATCCGGTAAACGGGGTCGGCGAGGATGGTACAAACACCGTCAGATACCCTCTCGGATTGTTCCGAGTCAACCCCTGAAGCCCCTGTCCTGTCACAAGCCCCAGCGACCAGATACCCTTGCGAGGATATTCCACAGCAACGACTCGGTTGAAAGACAGCTCTTTGCGAATCAGAAAGAAATCGGTCACCTGTTTGATATACGGATAAACCTGCTTAATCAGAGGGATTTTGAAAAAAATCTTTTCAAAAAAATGCCACAGCGTTCGGCCGGCCATACTGGCAAGAAAGGCCCCGAGAATAACCACCCCAATAATGGTAATAATAAAACCGGAGATTTTGCCCGGACCATACACCTAGAAGGATTCCAGGAACTCCCTCTCCCATTCCGGATTCAGATGCAAAAGAACCCATACCAATGCCTTATTGACATAAATACTGATTTTGTCCTGGATAAAGATATAACACTGGACAAAAATCCAAATGGTCAGGATTGTCGGCAGCAAAGCCGCCATCCCCCTGAAAAAATAGGTCCTGAAGTTTCGCAATGCCTGCATGTCCGGTTTCTACCCTAACCATCCCGGGTCGGGCCGAAAAGTTTATAACAATCACGACGGCCGTGACAGTTTTCGTTCTGCTTCCCTGCCCCACTTTGTCCGACAGGGTTTTCCTGAACAACAGTCCAGTGGTGCTCGAAGGTCCAAAGGACTCGCAACTCTTTGTCTCGCAATGGGCTGAATGTATCCAAACTATTCCGGTACGTCAATAAAAATATGCTCTTTCATCTTGGGCAGATAGTCTGCTTTTAAGTGAACAAAGACACCGGGAATCGAACCGAACAAAAAAAGAGCCCTTTGGCAAACAGCCAAAGCCGCAGCCGACTCCGCACTGGCCCCTGCTGAGTTCACAAAAAGCAGAACAACTCCTCCTTCCAGAATGCCCAGACCCGCAATACTCACAGGAATAACCCCGATTACCCATACCAGCGGGAAAAAGACAAAATAATGCTTTAACTGCCCGCTGACCCCTAAATCCATCCCAATCAGCCAGAAACTTACAAAAGTCAGACTTTGAAAAAGAACCGTAATAAAAACCGTAAGAGGAAAGAGCCACCACTTTTTGAAATAAACAGAGATAATCTCTCTGGTATAAAGGAAAAATTTCCACCCTATTTTTTTTAGAAATTTGAAGAATTGAGTAAATCGGTCCCTCGTCCTCCGGCTGAATAAACAAAAAACCAACAGAAGCACCAAAACGGCAAGGAGAACATAAATCCATATTTGATAAGAGCTTATTTTCCATGAAAGCTCTTCTCTTCTCCCACCCAAAAGAGACCGGCCCCTAAAAAAGACAAAGAAGGAGACTGCGGCAATCAGGGCTGTAGAAAACAAACCGGTAAATCGGTCCGCAAAAACACTCAGTGCAGACAACGCCCGTTTATCCGTGT is a genomic window containing:
- a CDS encoding DUF502 domain-containing protein — translated: MYGPGKISGFIITIIGVVILGAFLASMAGRTLWHFFEKIFFKIPLIKQVYPYIKQVTDFFLIRKELSFNRVVAVEYPRKGIWSLGLVTGQGLQGLTRNNPRGYLTVFVPSSPTPFTGYVVTVPREDVIEIDLTIEEALRFVISGGVITPTEHRAFQQALQEEREKQAVP
- a CDS encoding lysylphosphatidylglycerol synthase transmembrane domain-containing protein, with translation MFLRLFVVAAACFLIFKNLDYQQFIASFRHLRGWVIWTAAAVKILTEGGMAFRWWILLRALGIPIPLRSAVRLHFHGLFFSGFLPSSTGGDFIRAWYVTRHTDKRALSALSVFADRFTGLFSTALIAAVSFFVFFRGRSLLGGRREELSWKISSYQIWIYVLLAVLVLLLVFCLFSRRTRDRFTQFFKFLKKIGWKFFLYTREIISVYFKKWWLFPLTVFITVLFQSLTFVSFWLIGMDLGVSGQLKHYFVFFPLVWVIGVIPVSIAGLGILEGGVVLLFVNSAGASAESAAALAVCQRALFLFGSIPGVFVHLKADYLPKMKEHIFIDVPE